A genomic stretch from Bradyrhizobium sp. 195 includes:
- the hemN gene encoding oxygen-independent coproporphyrinogen III oxidase yields the protein MRADLAASYGEERLPRYTSYPTAPHFSSEIGEGAYARWLAELPSGTSASLYLHVPFCREMCWYCGCHTQIVRRDELIAGYQRTLRNEIALAAETIGRRIKVEHIHFGGGTPTIMAPEAFAELMATMRQKFFVLPSAEIAVEIDPRTLTADMVEAMRLSGVNRASLGVQSFDPVVQRAINRVQSYEQTASVVDMLRRAGIEGLNFDLIYGLPHQTVASCLDTVRRSLALAPDRFSVFGYAHVPSFKKHQQMINEAVLPDGLARHDQACAIASALKEAGYVQIGLDHFARPGDSMAVAFEDRTLRRNFQGYTTDKGEVLLGFGASAIGHLPQGYVQNEVQIGAYAQNIAAGRLATAKGYGLTADDRLRADIIERIMCEFSADLGDICARHGAEAGEMLNSAARLKPLISDGVVRLEGNRLAVAKDSRFLVRSVAAAFDAHLNPAKQLHSRAV from the coding sequence ATGAGAGCTGATCTTGCGGCGAGCTACGGCGAAGAACGATTGCCACGCTACACGAGCTATCCGACCGCACCGCATTTCTCGTCGGAAATCGGAGAAGGCGCCTACGCCCGGTGGCTGGCGGAGCTGCCGTCGGGCACCAGCGCGTCACTCTATCTCCACGTGCCGTTCTGCCGCGAGATGTGCTGGTATTGCGGCTGTCATACCCAGATCGTCCGCCGCGACGAACTCATCGCCGGCTATCAGCGGACGCTGCGCAACGAGATCGCCCTGGCCGCCGAAACCATCGGCCGCCGTATCAAGGTGGAGCACATCCATTTCGGCGGCGGTACGCCGACGATCATGGCGCCGGAGGCTTTCGCCGAGTTGATGGCGACGATGCGCCAAAAATTCTTCGTGCTGCCCTCGGCCGAGATCGCAGTCGAGATCGATCCCCGCACATTGACCGCCGACATGGTCGAGGCGATGCGGCTCTCCGGCGTCAACCGTGCGAGCCTTGGCGTGCAGAGCTTCGATCCCGTGGTGCAGCGGGCGATCAACCGCGTGCAGAGCTACGAGCAGACGGCTTCTGTGGTCGACATGCTCCGGCGCGCCGGCATCGAGGGGCTGAATTTCGACCTGATCTACGGGTTGCCGCACCAGACCGTCGCGTCGTGTCTGGATACGGTCCGGCGCAGCCTTGCGCTCGCGCCCGACCGTTTCTCGGTGTTCGGCTATGCGCACGTGCCGAGCTTCAAGAAGCATCAGCAGATGATCAACGAGGCCGTGTTGCCGGACGGTCTAGCGCGTCACGACCAGGCTTGCGCGATCGCCAGCGCGTTGAAGGAGGCCGGTTACGTGCAGATCGGGCTCGATCATTTCGCGCGGCCCGGCGATTCCATGGCCGTGGCCTTCGAGGACCGGACATTGCGGCGCAACTTTCAGGGCTACACCACCGACAAGGGTGAAGTCCTGCTCGGTTTCGGCGCGAGCGCGATTGGGCATTTGCCGCAGGGTTACGTCCAGAACGAGGTGCAGATCGGCGCTTATGCGCAGAACATCGCCGCCGGCCGTCTCGCCACGGCGAAGGGCTATGGGCTCACCGCCGACGACCGATTGCGCGCCGACATCATCGAACGGATCATGTGCGAGTTCAGCGCCGACCTCGGCGACATCTGCGCGCGCCATGGTGCAGAGGCCGGGGAGATGCTGAACTCGGCGGCGCGTCTGAAGCCGCTGATCTCCGACGGCGTCGTCAGGCTGGAGGGCAATCGCCTCGCAGTCGCAAAAGATTCGCGCTTCCTGGTTCGGAGCGTCGCCGCCGCGTTCGACGCGCACCTGAATCCGGCAAAGCAACTGCACAGCCGCGCTGTGTAA
- a CDS encoding response regulator transcription factor yields MPGNTLSKGEVFVIDTDAASREQLSTALQQSAYDVICFADGASLLSEAKARMPACVLMELPPDRSGLDMLRRLREENCMAPVLVTSANGSIAMAVDAIKSGAADFIEKPFRTHDIVGRIDAAIDEFAQPGASRQRWLAGCEPLTAREVDVLEHLAAGLTNKEIARRMHLSARTVEGYRAGILKKAGAKNVTDLLRRIFGQGSPTQA; encoded by the coding sequence ATGCCGGGAAACACGCTTTCCAAGGGTGAGGTATTCGTCATCGATACCGACGCTGCCTCCCGCGAACAACTTTCGACTGCGCTCCAACAGAGCGCCTACGACGTGATCTGCTTCGCTGACGGTGCGTCTCTGTTGTCCGAGGCAAAGGCCCGGATGCCGGCCTGCGTGCTGATGGAGCTGCCGCCCGATCGCTCGGGCCTCGACATGCTCAGGCGGCTGCGCGAGGAAAACTGCATGGCGCCGGTGCTGGTGACCTCGGCGAATGGCAGCATCGCCATGGCGGTCGACGCCATCAAGAGCGGCGCGGCCGACTTCATCGAAAAGCCGTTCCGCACCCACGATATCGTCGGCCGGATCGATGCCGCCATCGATGAATTCGCGCAGCCCGGCGCGAGCCGGCAACGCTGGCTGGCCGGTTGCGAGCCGCTGACAGCGCGCGAAGTCGACGTGCTCGAGCACCTTGCCGCCGGCCTGACCAACAAGGAGATCGCGCGCCGCATGCATCTGAGCGCACGGACGGTCGAAGGCTACCGCGCCGGCATCCTGAAGAAAGCCGGCGCGAAGAACGTGACCGATCTGCTGCGGCGCATTTTCGGCCAGGGCTCGCCAACCCAGGCGTGA
- a CDS encoding copper chaperone PCu(A)C, which yields MISSKRAFAGAVILTCLVGAPAFAADTSSGDLVITRAWSRATPGGAKVAGGYLTIENRGHTPERLQAASAAHALRTEIHEMTVNDGVMTMRPLDKGLVIAPGQVVTLAPGGGHLMFIGLDVPLHAGDQMPVTLAFERAGKVNVTLDVQAIGAQAPERTKSTATVQPAHGSVQATTAPPAATSEADESFFTHLHAEKAMANVTVSPGRAGPVEIAIQLEDANELPLSADAVAVTLGNPEHGVARSLQAPNASASINGESECRHRCPAAGRSASTSA from the coding sequence ATGATCTCATCCAAGCGCGCATTCGCCGGCGCGGTCATCCTGACATGCCTTGTCGGGGCGCCCGCCTTCGCAGCCGACACGTCCAGTGGCGATCTCGTCATCACCAGGGCCTGGAGCCGGGCGACGCCCGGCGGTGCCAAAGTGGCTGGCGGCTATCTAACGATCGAGAACAGGGGCCACACGCCGGAGCGGTTGCAGGCTGCATCGGCCGCCCATGCGCTTCGAACCGAGATCCACGAGATGACCGTCAACGACGGCGTCATGACCATGCGCCCGCTCGACAAGGGGCTCGTCATCGCACCGGGACAAGTCGTCACGCTTGCACCCGGCGGCGGACATCTGATGTTCATCGGCCTCGATGTGCCGCTCCATGCCGGCGACCAGATGCCGGTGACGCTGGCATTCGAGCGCGCCGGCAAGGTGAACGTGACGCTCGACGTGCAGGCCATCGGCGCACAGGCTCCTGAAAGGACGAAGAGCACGGCGACGGTGCAGCCGGCGCATGGCTCGGTGCAGGCGACGACGGCGCCACCCGCAGCGACATCCGAAGCCGACGAAAGCTTCTTCACCCATCTGCATGCTGAAAAGGCCATGGCCAACGTCACGGTCTCGCCGGGGCGCGCCGGTCCGGTCGAGATCGCAATCCAGCTCGAAGATGCGAACGAATTGCCACTGAGTGCCGATGCGGTTGCGGTGACGCTCGGCAATCCCGAGCATGGCGTGGCACGATCACTGCAAGCGCCGAACGCGTCGGCATCGATCAATGGCGAGTCAGAATGTCGGCACCGCTGTCCGGCCGCTGGTCGCTCGGCCTCGACATCCGCATAA
- a CDS encoding DUF1858 domain-containing protein, producing MSFGSHDLVDDIMRTAPHTIRVFLAFRMACVGCPIATFHTVDDACREHGIDREKFLAALCDCVPA from the coding sequence ATGTCTTTTGGATCCCACGATCTGGTCGATGACATCATGCGCACGGCGCCGCACACGATCCGCGTGTTTCTGGCCTTCAGGATGGCTTGTGTCGGTTGCCCGATCGCAACCTTCCACACGGTGGATGATGCCTGCCGCGAGCATGGCATCGACCGCGAAAAATTCCTCGCCGCGTTGTGCGATTGCGTGCCGGCGTGA
- a CDS encoding GNAT family N-acetyltransferase → MTIRSARPEDAEFIAQTILSSQRGYRSRGWFDVALGWPDAQCRDLIARIAVTHAVSMWHVSQFLVAEVDGRPAAALCAVPAAGTGPAAWCAIEEVAAETGLDPSELEAIRRRGAYTRACWVQGGEGDWMIEHVATDPAYRGHGLVQALIAHALDKGRAAGFGRATISFLIGNMPAERAYTKAGFVFADEKRDPAFEALIGAPGFRMFAREI, encoded by the coding sequence GTGACGATACGGTCGGCGCGACCCGAAGACGCCGAATTCATCGCCCAGACTATCCTGTCATCGCAGCGTGGCTATCGGTCGCGCGGCTGGTTCGATGTCGCGCTCGGCTGGCCCGATGCGCAGTGTCGCGACCTCATCGCGCGCATCGCGGTCACGCATGCCGTGTCGATGTGGCACGTCTCGCAATTCCTGGTCGCCGAGGTCGATGGCAGACCGGCCGCCGCGCTCTGTGCTGTGCCGGCAGCCGGTACGGGACCGGCGGCCTGGTGCGCGATCGAGGAAGTTGCCGCCGAGACAGGGCTCGATCCGTCCGAGCTGGAAGCCATCCGGCGACGCGGCGCCTACACGCGCGCCTGCTGGGTTCAAGGCGGCGAGGGCGACTGGATGATCGAACATGTTGCAACTGACCCGGCCTATCGCGGCCACGGCCTCGTGCAGGCACTGATCGCGCACGCGCTGGATAAGGGCCGGGCGGCCGGATTTGGCCGGGCGACGATCTCGTTCCTGATCGGCAACATGCCGGCCGAGCGCGCCTATACCAAGGCCGGTTTTGTCTTCGCGGATGAGAAGCGCGATCCCGCGTTCGAGGCGTTGATCGGCGCGCCCGGATTTCGCATGTTCGCGCGGGAGATTTGA
- a CDS encoding AraC family transcriptional regulator produces the protein MTDLVRSAGLSYYPEIARSVGLDPKQMMRKARLPLACLDKPDTPIAVAGLRHLLELSAEASGAEDFGLRLAERGGLTNFGAVGLIVREQATVGEAIEAFSRFIHIHHDGMRLGVARGKQTVTVTLHLRGRQPIAPRQSIDMALGSVHRIIQSLYGHDWRPQEVHLHYPPPRDRNRYRDFFGCRVTFNAEDDAILLSAHDMERRIPSAHPLIATYLRKRIEAIETRPASWEGKVDEVVRTLLANGDCTVERVAEHLACTRRTIHRHLAASGTSFSSILDAQRAGLVTQLIDDPGRPLADIAVQLGFSAQSAMARWFRGRFGCTITDWRKGVRPEAAPSDAPSATAA, from the coding sequence ATGACCGACCTCGTTCGCAGCGCAGGCTTGAGCTATTACCCGGAGATCGCCCGGTCGGTCGGGCTCGATCCCAAACAGATGATGCGCAAGGCCAGGCTGCCGCTGGCCTGCCTCGACAAGCCAGACACCCCCATTGCCGTCGCCGGCCTGCGCCATCTGCTCGAATTGTCGGCAGAGGCGTCCGGCGCCGAAGATTTCGGCTTGCGTCTCGCCGAGCGCGGCGGCCTGACCAATTTCGGTGCGGTCGGCCTGATCGTGCGCGAACAGGCGACCGTCGGCGAGGCGATCGAGGCGTTTTCGCGCTTCATCCATATCCATCATGACGGCATGCGGCTGGGCGTTGCGCGCGGCAAGCAGACCGTGACCGTCACGCTGCACCTGCGCGGCCGTCAGCCGATCGCGCCGCGCCAGTCGATCGACATGGCGCTCGGCAGCGTCCACCGCATCATCCAGTCGCTGTACGGGCATGACTGGCGGCCGCAGGAGGTCCACCTGCATTATCCGCCGCCGCGCGATCGCAATCGCTATCGCGACTTCTTCGGCTGCCGCGTCACCTTCAACGCGGAGGACGATGCGATCCTGCTGTCGGCGCACGACATGGAGCGCCGGATCCCGAGCGCGCATCCCCTGATCGCGACTTATCTGCGCAAGCGGATCGAGGCGATCGAGACACGGCCCGCGAGTTGGGAGGGGAAGGTCGACGAGGTCGTGCGGACCCTGCTCGCCAACGGCGACTGCACGGTCGAGCGCGTCGCCGAGCATCTCGCCTGCACCCGCCGCACCATCCACCGCCACCTCGCCGCATCAGGCACCAGCTTCTCGTCCATCCTGGATGCGCAACGCGCGGGTCTCGTGACCCAGTTGATCGACGACCCCGGCCGGCCGCTGGCCGACATCGCGGTGCAGCTTGGCTTTTCCGCGCAGAGCGCCATGGCGCGCTGGTTCCGCGGCCGGTTCGGCTGCACCATCACCGACTGGCGCAAGGGCGTGCGGCCAGAGGCAGCGCCGTCCGATGCGCCCTCGGCGACCGCAGCCTGA
- a CDS encoding NnrS family protein, which yields MAGARSRNFQGWPLFANSFRPFFLLAAIQAGLSILAWLPMFYGELSVSSAFAPRDWHVHEMLYGFLPAVITGFLFTAIPNWTGRLPIQGTSLGALLMVWLAGRAAVTLSADIGWAFALVVDAAFLTLVVAAAAREIIAGGNWRNLPVVVLVSVLLAGNVAFHLEAHYQGAADVSIRVGIGVVVLLIALIGGRIIPSFTRNWLVKFNPGRLPVPFGRFDGAVIGLSALALISWVVAPLNAVTGVLMALVGGLHLVRLARWAGDRTFRERLLVILHVGYVFVPLGFILHALAVLGTLPPSAGIHAWMTGAAGTMTLAVMTRASLGHTGQALTASPAIQGIYAAIVIAALARVAAVALPAHSDALLHIAACGWLVAFLGFAVAFGPLLAGSRRRALATMGVPAPAR from the coding sequence ATGGCTGGAGCCCGATCCCGCAACTTTCAGGGCTGGCCGCTGTTTGCGAACAGTTTTCGGCCCTTTTTCCTGCTCGCCGCGATCCAGGCGGGGCTGTCGATCCTCGCCTGGCTGCCGATGTTCTATGGCGAATTGTCGGTGAGTTCCGCATTCGCGCCGCGCGACTGGCACGTCCACGAGATGCTCTATGGCTTCCTGCCGGCGGTGATCACCGGGTTTCTGTTCACGGCGATTCCGAACTGGACCGGGCGGTTGCCGATCCAGGGCACCTCGCTGGGGGCGCTGTTGATGGTCTGGCTTGCCGGGCGTGCCGCGGTGACGTTGTCGGCCGATATCGGCTGGGCGTTTGCACTGGTCGTCGATGCCGCCTTCCTGACGCTGGTCGTCGCCGCCGCGGCGCGCGAGATCATCGCAGGCGGCAACTGGCGCAACCTGCCCGTCGTGGTGCTGGTGTCCGTTCTGCTCGCCGGCAATGTCGCTTTTCATCTCGAGGCGCATTACCAGGGCGCGGCCGATGTCAGCATCCGCGTCGGCATCGGTGTGGTCGTGCTTCTGATCGCGCTGATCGGCGGCCGCATCATTCCGAGCTTCACCCGCAACTGGCTGGTCAAGTTCAATCCTGGCCGTCTGCCGGTGCCGTTCGGGCGCTTCGATGGCGCAGTGATCGGATTGAGCGCGCTCGCGCTCATCTCGTGGGTCGTGGCACCGTTGAATGCCGTCACCGGTGTTCTGATGGCGCTGGTCGGCGGGCTGCATCTGGTGCGGCTTGCGCGCTGGGCCGGCGATCGCACCTTCCGTGAGCGGCTGCTGGTGATCCTGCATGTCGGCTACGTCTTCGTGCCGCTCGGCTTCATCCTGCACGCCCTGGCGGTTCTCGGAACGCTGCCGCCAAGCGCCGGCATCCACGCCTGGATGACGGGTGCGGCGGGAACCATGACGCTCGCAGTGATGACTCGCGCGAGCCTCGGCCATACCGGCCAGGCGTTGACGGCTTCGCCGGCAATCCAGGGAATCTATGCTGCGATCGTCATCGCGGCTCTGGCCCGTGTTGCCGCCGTGGCGTTGCCCGCGCATAGCGATGCGTTGTTGCACATCGCCGCCTGCGGCTGGCTCGTCGCGTTCCTCGGATTTGCCGTCGCGTTCGGCCCGCTGCTCGCCGGTAGCCGGCGGCGTGCCCTCGCCACGATGGGCGTGCCCGCGCCGGCACGCTGA
- a CDS encoding mucoidy inhibitor MuiA family protein yields MRITARCLATTSLVLVTMATASPSWAAELDTNSAIDTVTVYPDGATVTRIITVDLPSGDSTLVAKDFPLALDTSSIRVEGEGGAKLTIGTIDARPPRAAPVNLPELEKRLEALSDQRADLQGAIDSANARRKFAEHFAEAAPVGIGEKGEARPIAEWRTAFAAVGEEIASADTAIRDATRKLREIDRQIAQLEAERKAKPASKLEVRMDIAAPAATKATLRVTYNVRNARWMPLYDARLDTGAKDRKAQLELVRRAEITQSTGEDWSNVTLGVSTVRISRGGSAPELGSLVAQYPQPQRPMALGTASDLARPAPMTRQAQSPAMAKVAESAEPRERADEQQAVAEIGDFQATFKIPGRVSLGAAEGAKSLRIAVMTVPADLAVRAAPVLDPTAFLEASFKQTDDTTLLPGKVAIYRDGVFVGRGKISASAKDDIVRLGFGADDKVRIERAVLKRNEGSAGLLVTTSKTDERSFKTTIRNGHDFPIKVAIEDQLPVSESEDIVVEMLPATTPPTAKDIRDKRGVLEWSFDAKAGEVKDINFAWRIRWPKDKGMVIVPAG; encoded by the coding sequence ATGCGCATCACCGCGAGATGTTTGGCGACAACGAGCCTGGTTCTGGTGACCATGGCGACGGCATCGCCGTCATGGGCCGCCGAATTGGACACCAATTCGGCGATCGACACCGTCACCGTCTATCCCGATGGCGCCACAGTCACCCGCATCATCACCGTCGACCTGCCATCCGGGGACTCGACGCTGGTCGCGAAGGACTTTCCTCTGGCCCTCGATACGTCCTCGATCCGGGTCGAGGGTGAAGGCGGAGCCAAACTCACCATCGGCACGATCGATGCGCGGCCGCCGCGCGCGGCGCCGGTCAACCTCCCCGAGCTGGAAAAGCGGCTCGAAGCCCTGAGCGACCAGCGCGCCGACCTGCAAGGCGCGATCGACTCGGCCAATGCCCGCCGCAAGTTCGCGGAGCACTTTGCAGAAGCCGCCCCCGTCGGCATCGGAGAGAAGGGCGAGGCGCGGCCGATTGCGGAATGGCGCACGGCCTTTGCCGCGGTCGGTGAGGAAATTGCGAGCGCCGATACGGCCATCCGTGACGCGACGCGCAAATTGCGCGAGATCGATCGTCAGATCGCCCAGCTCGAAGCCGAGCGCAAGGCCAAGCCGGCGAGCAAGCTCGAGGTTCGCATGGACATTGCCGCGCCGGCCGCGACCAAGGCGACGTTGCGGGTCACCTACAATGTGCGCAATGCGCGCTGGATGCCGCTCTACGACGCCCGGCTCGACACCGGCGCCAAGGACCGCAAGGCGCAACTGGAGCTGGTCCGTCGCGCCGAGATCACGCAATCGACCGGGGAGGATTGGTCCAACGTCACGCTCGGCGTCTCCACGGTTCGCATCAGCCGCGGCGGCAGCGCGCCGGAGCTGGGCTCGCTCGTGGCGCAATATCCGCAACCGCAGAGGCCAATGGCACTCGGCACGGCCTCCGATCTGGCGCGGCCCGCGCCGATGACGCGTCAGGCACAATCGCCCGCGATGGCCAAGGTCGCGGAGTCGGCCGAGCCGCGTGAACGCGCCGACGAACAGCAGGCCGTCGCCGAGATCGGCGACTTCCAGGCCACCTTCAAGATTCCCGGTCGCGTCAGCCTTGGCGCCGCCGAGGGCGCCAAGAGCCTGCGCATCGCGGTAATGACGGTGCCGGCCGATCTCGCTGTCCGCGCTGCGCCGGTGTTGGATCCGACCGCTTTCCTCGAAGCCAGCTTCAAGCAGACGGATGACACGACGCTGTTGCCGGGCAAGGTCGCGATCTATCGCGACGGCGTCTTTGTCGGTCGCGGCAAGATCTCGGCCTCTGCCAAGGACGACATCGTGCGGCTCGGCTTTGGCGCCGACGACAAGGTCCGAATCGAGCGCGCCGTGCTCAAGCGCAACGAAGGCTCGGCGGGCCTGCTGGTCACGACGTCCAAGACCGACGAGCGTTCGTTCAAGACCACCATCCGCAATGGTCACGACTTCCCGATCAAGGTCGCGATCGAGGATCAATTGCCGGTCAGCGAGAGCGAGGACATCGTCGTCGAGATGCTGCCCGCGACCACGCCGCCCACAGCAAAAGACATCCGTGACAAGCGCGGCGTGCTGGAATGGTCGTTCGACGCCAAGGCCGGTGAGGTCAAGGACATCAACTTCGCCTGGCGCATCCGCTGGCCGAAGGACAAGGGCATGGTGATCGTGCCGGCGGGGTAG
- a CDS encoding Crp/Fnr family transcriptional regulator yields the protein MAKVDTSLVAHLPLFAGVTPEALDEILREARSARYPKNSAIFEQGADAQSFFLLLHGHVRAAKTTPTGEQIVVRYVAPGETFGLAMAIGATRYPATAIAVDDSVVLIWPTSAWPRLIERFPSLAANTLQTVGTRLQESHTRILEMSTQQVEQRVAHALLRLAKQSGKKLDHGIEIDFPISRQDIAQMTGTTLHTVSRILSAWESQGLVESGRQRIILRDPHGIVVLAERSPDSGPA from the coding sequence ATGGCCAAAGTCGACACATCGCTGGTTGCGCATTTGCCGCTGTTCGCCGGGGTGACGCCGGAAGCCCTGGACGAGATCCTGCGTGAGGCCCGCTCGGCGCGCTATCCCAAGAACAGCGCCATCTTCGAGCAGGGCGCGGACGCACAATCCTTCTTCCTGCTGCTGCACGGCCATGTCCGCGCCGCCAAGACCACGCCGACCGGCGAGCAGATCGTGGTACGCTATGTCGCGCCCGGCGAAACCTTCGGGCTGGCCATGGCGATCGGTGCCACACGATATCCGGCGACGGCAATCGCGGTCGACGACAGCGTGGTGCTGATCTGGCCGACCTCGGCCTGGCCGCGGCTGATCGAGCGGTTTCCCTCGCTTGCCGCCAACACGCTCCAGACCGTCGGCACGCGCCTCCAGGAGAGCCACACCCGCATCCTGGAAATGTCGACCCAGCAGGTCGAGCAGCGCGTCGCCCATGCGCTGCTGCGCCTCGCCAAGCAGTCCGGCAAGAAGCTCGACCACGGCATCGAGATCGACTTCCCGATCAGCCGCCAGGACATCGCGCAGATGACCGGCACCACGCTGCACACCGTCAGCCGCATCCTGAGTGCTTGGGAAAGCCAAGGCCTCGTCGAGAGCGGCCGTCAGCGCATCATCCTGCGCGATCCGCACGGGATCGTCGTGTTGGCGGAGCGGAGCCCCGACAGTGGGCCGGCGTGA
- a CDS encoding formylglycine-generating enzyme family protein, giving the protein MLIAFKLKLALACAAGLAGPIAVAPLVSTMAVHGTAAEPAIVRVAPGSVSYREAGDFTRGGQQAEAPLRAMRIDRPLHIMRNQVSSSDYQLCVQDGACRALDRDVAVAPDRPAVQVNWHDAEAYAGWLSRKTGHHYRLPSDAEWAFAAGSRFRDDGVAVDAEDPSKRWISRYERESERDLSDTTAYPFGKFGPNEHGIEDLAGNVWEWTSTCFVRSRVDASGNAGRPTVNCGVRVAEGAHRAYVTDFIRDARAGGCAQGVPPANLGFRLVREETSWVASASARWSKVWAVRS; this is encoded by the coding sequence ATGCTGATCGCATTCAAGCTCAAACTGGCACTCGCATGCGCCGCCGGGCTCGCAGGGCCGATCGCGGTGGCGCCGCTGGTCTCGACAATGGCCGTCCACGGCACGGCGGCTGAGCCTGCGATCGTCAGGGTCGCGCCGGGCAGCGTGTCCTATCGCGAGGCCGGCGATTTCACGCGCGGCGGGCAGCAGGCCGAAGCGCCGCTGCGCGCGATGCGTATCGACCGGCCGCTGCACATCATGCGAAATCAGGTCTCGTCGTCCGACTATCAGCTTTGCGTGCAGGATGGCGCTTGCCGCGCACTGGATCGCGACGTGGCCGTCGCCCCCGATCGCCCCGCAGTGCAGGTGAACTGGCACGACGCCGAGGCCTATGCGGGCTGGCTATCGCGCAAGACCGGTCACCATTACCGCCTGCCGAGCGATGCAGAATGGGCCTTTGCGGCCGGCTCCAGATTCAGGGATGATGGTGTAGCGGTCGACGCGGAGGATCCTTCAAAGCGCTGGATCAGCCGCTATGAGCGCGAATCCGAACGCGACCTCTCCGACACCACGGCCTATCCGTTTGGCAAGTTCGGCCCGAACGAGCACGGCATCGAAGATCTCGCCGGCAACGTCTGGGAGTGGACCTCGACCTGCTTCGTGCGCTCGCGCGTCGACGCTTCAGGCAATGCGGGCCGGCCGACCGTGAACTGCGGCGTGCGTGTCGCCGAGGGCGCGCACCGCGCCTATGTCACCGATTTCATCCGCGATGCCCGCGCCGGCGGCTGCGCCCAGGGCGTGCCGCCTGCCAATCTCGGCTTCCGCCTGGTGCGCGAGGAGACGTCGTGGGTCGCAAGCGCGTCGGCGCGATGGAGCAAGGTGTGGGCAGTGAGGTCGTAG
- the nirK gene encoding copper-containing nitrite reductase → MFTRRVALIGAAATALMLATPALAADDLKLPRQKVELVAPPFVHAHEQATKQGPKIIEFTLSIEEKKVVIDEKGTTFQAMTFNGSMPGPLMVVHEGDYVETTLVNPSTNTMPHNIDFHSATGALGGGALTLINPGEQVVLRWKATKTGVFVYHCAPGGPMIPWHVVSGMNGAVMVLPRDGLNDGKGHALKYDKVYYIGEQDMYVPRDEKGNFKSYDSPGEAFTETEEVMKKLTPTHVVFNGKVGALTGKSALTANVGENVLIVHSQANRDSRPHLIGGHGDYVWETGKFGNAPEVGLETWFIRGGSAGAALYKFMQPGIYAYVTHNLIEAADLGATAHFKVEGKWNDDLMTQVKAPAEIPAPKTN, encoded by the coding sequence ATGTTCACCCGCAGAGTCGCATTGATCGGCGCCGCCGCGACCGCCCTGATGCTGGCGACGCCCGCTTTGGCTGCCGATGATCTCAAACTGCCGCGTCAAAAGGTAGAGTTGGTCGCGCCGCCGTTCGTGCATGCGCACGAGCAAGCGACCAAGCAAGGTCCGAAGATCATCGAGTTCACGCTCTCGATCGAGGAGAAGAAGGTCGTCATCGACGAGAAGGGTACCACCTTCCAGGCGATGACCTTCAACGGCTCGATGCCGGGCCCCCTGATGGTCGTGCATGAAGGCGACTACGTCGAAACGACGCTGGTCAACCCCTCGACCAACACCATGCCGCACAACATCGACTTCCATTCCGCGACCGGCGCGCTCGGCGGCGGTGCGCTCACGCTGATCAATCCCGGCGAGCAGGTCGTGCTGCGCTGGAAGGCAACCAAGACCGGCGTGTTCGTCTATCACTGCGCCCCGGGCGGCCCGATGATCCCCTGGCACGTCGTCTCCGGCATGAATGGCGCCGTGATGGTGCTGCCGCGCGATGGACTGAACGACGGCAAGGGCCACGCGCTGAAATACGACAAGGTCTACTACATCGGCGAGCAGGACATGTACGTGCCGCGCGACGAGAAGGGCAATTTCAAGTCCTACGACTCGCCGGGCGAAGCCTTCACCGAAACCGAGGAGGTGATGAAGAAGCTGACTCCCACCCACGTCGTGTTCAACGGCAAGGTCGGGGCGCTCACCGGCAAGAGCGCGTTGACCGCCAATGTCGGCGAGAACGTGCTGATCGTGCATTCGCAGGCCAATCGCGACAGCCGTCCGCATCTGATCGGCGGCCATGGCGACTATGTCTGGGAGACGGGCAAGTTCGGCAATGCACCCGAGGTCGGACTCGAGACCTGGTTCATCCGCGGCGGCTCGGCGGGAGCTGCGCTGTACAAGTTCATGCAGCCCGGCATCTACGCCTATGTCACGCATAATCTGATCGAGGCCGCAGACCTCGGTGCCACCGCGCACTTCAAGGTCGAAGGCAAGTGGAACGACGATCTGATGACCCAGGTGAAGGCACCTGCCGAAATACCGGCCCCCAAAACCAACTAG